The proteins below come from a single Triplophysa rosa linkage group LG12, Trosa_1v2, whole genome shotgun sequence genomic window:
- the vwa7 gene encoding von Willebrand factor A domain-containing protein 7, protein MCKSVSIRATTQLCALLFVPICQAFLPNFWSRVLTLSWDSSTHQYMTEQAILNITTETLSTIMEQAQGGDKEELHTGLGRGFWHAVGEVASANAAMDFLSSTRSDPIYHFDSERVEGATEMLRDFWSQTLLLTKSKEYQGARRSLGQLFHSLQDFYSHSNWVEMGKRDFYLHLLHPEESAVPVASEDTPTCAVCYRFSCYNNLLEEMIRGETEPLLTTGYFSGFPDKPAGKCSHGGILDSSRHHGAEGGINKDSTSPLFSPHHYLHKEAAHLAATATLRVLQDLREEVGPKSFLSLFSVQQPPALVFVMDTTGSMFEEITAARLRAFSIIQARERSRRTTLPGTFILVPFHDPDFGPVKETDNPDEFMLYMENLMALGGGDEPEMCLSALQLALTHSPPLSEIFVFTDASPKDHHLQSAVQALILEKQIKVNFLLTEDPSLTSRGRLLRKRKRRETLSPDRFSLYSSLSSVSGGMTIFTTNKDIHKVSAIVEDTTTSSKVTLLHVESEMDSLNSFRVDGAVENVKLHITGQIKHCELISPSGSRQFLPGSDGPLAELDSSQGLYRICLLPPLETGVWQLVMRAIGPVSFNVQGDSSLDFLYYFAKEANETHPGLSKVEGSPIAGTAVFLVIAVTGLSPNEDTSFSHVTLLGPKGESLLKVLLNSSSSHWSEEELVGHMVSVPRMPFSLRLTGSDRKGNLLERVSSKMTQPTHVQIQVLSAPNLLPGHSSTVMFEISNHGPDRHFVLSAEDDYGYLSHTEQHRNKLFIAERSSVKREIELNTPHNAETKRLITLTLTVHAEDSPDSNYAVVYLTVIPEERDTSPPACSALRVESACPGVCSQGSWNVSLMARDRGHSGLASVQLAQGEGILTLSQVTTERNRNHFPQLHEETTGVGHLKFNKSQPFETEAGHESQRRIQLVNGEAPTKISEGSEGKPIMMFYSSGCCAPQAELVLLDRAGNMRRCHLIASQQRALREKNNARSEMSQPLLVLRLYPHLILSVLHILQLL, encoded by the exons ATGTGTAAAAGTGTCAGCATCAGGGCCACGACCCAACTGTGCGCCCTGCTCTTTGTGCCAATATGTCAAGCCTTTCTGCCCAACTTCTGGTCTCGTGTACTGACGTTATCCTGGGACTCATCCACACATCAGTACATGACCGAGCAGGCTATACTTAACATCACCACGGAAACCTTAAGCACAATCATGGAACAAGCACAAGGCGGAGATAAAGAAGAGCTG CATACCGGGCTTGGTCGGGGATTTTGGCATGCTGTGGGTGAGGTAGCAAGTGCCAATGCTGCTATGGACTTTCTGAGCTCCACGCGCTCTGATCCCATCTATCACTTTGACTCGGAGCGGGTGGAAGGAGCCACAGAGATGCTGCGTGACTTCTGGAGCCAGACGCTATTGCTGACCAAATCTAAAGAGTACCAGGGAGCCAGACGAAGCCTGGGCCAGCTCTTCCACTCACTACAA gactTCTACAGTCATAGTAACTGGGTGGAGATGGGCAAGCGAGACTTTTACCTCCACCTGCTTCATCCTGAAGAGTCTGCAGTACCTGTGGCCTCAG AGGACACTCCTACCTGTGCAGTGTGCTACAGGTTTAGTTGTTACAATAATCTTCTGGAAGAAATGATCCGGGGTGAGACCGAGCCACTGCTGACCACTGGCTATTTCAGCGGCTTCCCAGATAAACCAGCAG GCAAGTGTAGCCACGGTGGGATTCTGGACAGCAGTCGTCACCACGGCGCTGAAGGAGGAATCAACAAAGACAGCACGTCTCCTCTGTTCTCCCCTCATCACTACCTCCATAAAGAGGCGGCTCATCTGGCTGCCACGGCAACCCTCAGAGTGCTGCAAGACCTCAGAGAGGAGGTGGGACCCAAAAGCTTCCTCAG TCTCTTCAGCGTACAGCAGCCTCCGGCACTCGTTTTCGTCATGGACACCACTGGCAGTATGTTTGAAGAGATCACGGCCGCCCGTCTCCGTGCGTTCTCCATCATACAGGCCCGTGAAAGAAGCCGCAGAACCACTCTGCCCGGAACCTTCATTCTGGTGCCCTTCCATGACCCCG ATTTTGGACCAGTGAAGGAGACGGATAATCCTGACGAGTTCATGCTGTACATGGAGAATCTAATGGCTCTCGGTGGTGGAGATGAACCAGAGATGTGTCTCTCTGCTCTTCAG CTGGCTCTTACCCATAGCCCTCCGCTGTCAGAGATTTTCGTATTCACAGACGCTTCCCCTAAAGATCATCACCTGCAGAGTGCCGTTCAGGCTCTCATACTGGAGAAGCAGATAAAG GTGAACTTTCTGCTCACTGAGGATCCAAGTCTCACATCAAGAGGAAGATTGcttagaaagagaaagagaagagaaacgCTATCTCCAGATAGATTCTCTCTGTATTCTTCTCTGTCGTCTGTTTCTGGGGGAATGACCATCTTCACTACAAACAAAGACATCCACAAAGTGTCAGCTATTGTAGAAGACACTACCACCTCCAGTAAG GTGACTCTGCTTCACGTAGAGAGCGAGATGGATTCATTAAATTCCTTTCGAGTGGACGGAGCTGTGGAGAATGTGAAGCTGCACATCACTGGTCAGATTAAACACTGTGAGCTCATCAGCCCTTCAG GTTCTCGTCAGTTTCTTCCTGGTTCTGATGGTCCGCTGGCGGAGCTGGATTCATCACAGGGTCTATACAGAATATGCCTGCTCCCTCCACTGGAAACAGGTGTATGGCAGCTTGTGATGAGAGCCATTGGACCAGTTTCCTTCAACGTTCAAG GTGACAGTAGCTTGgactttttgtactattttgcAAAAGAGGCCAATGAGACACATCCTGGACTGAGTAAAGTAGAGGGCAGTCCTATAGCAG GCACTGCAGTGTTTCTAGTGATTGCAGTAACAGGCCTCTCACCCAATGAGGACACCTCATTCAGTCATGTGACCCTATTGGGGCCCAAGGGAGAGAGTTTACTCAAGGTGTTGCTGAACTCTTCATCTTCTCACTGGTCTGAAGAGGAGCTGGTGGGTCACATGGTCTCAGTACCCAGAATGCCTTTCAGTTTACGTCTTACTGGATCTGATAGAAAGGGAAACCTCCTGGAAAGAGTTTCTTCTAAGATGACTCAACCGACACACGTGCAGATACAG GTTCTCTCTGCTCCAAACCTTCTGCCTGGTCACAGCTCTACGGTGATGTTTGAGATATCCAATCACGGCCCCGACCGTCACTTTGTTCTTTCAGCAGAAGATGACTATGGGTACCTCTCCCACACCGAGCAACACAG AAATAAGCTGTTTATTGCTGAGAGAAGCTCTGTGAAGAGGGAGATTGAACTGAATACTCCTCACAACGCTGAAACAAAACGACTCATCACTCTGACGCTGACTGTCCATGCTGAAGATTCACCAGACTCAAACTATGCTGTGGTGTATCTGACCGTCATACCCGAG GAACGAGACACAAGCCCTCCGGCATGTTCTGCCCTGCGTGTGGAGTCTGCCTGTCCCGGCGTCTGCTCTCAGGGCAGCTGGAATGTTTCCCTCATGGCCAGAGACAGAGGTCATTCTGGACTGGCATCTGTGCAGCTGGCACAAGGTGAAGGTATCCTCACCCTGTCTCAAGTGACTACGGAGAGAAACAGAAACCATTTCCCACAGCTTCATGAGGAAACCACAGGGGTTGGTCATCTCAAGTTTAACAAGAGTCAGCCTTTCGAAACAGAAGCTGGACACGAATCTCAAAGACGCATCCAGTTAGTGAATGGAGAAGCACCTACAAAAATCAGTGAAGGGTCCGAGGGAAAGCCCATCATGATGTTTTACTCCTCAGGATGCTGTGCTCCGCAGGCCGAGCTGGTGTTGTTGGATAGAGCGGGAAATATGAGACGCTGCCATCTCATAGCCAGCCAACAGAGGGCGCTAAGAGAAAAGAACAATGCACGCAGTGAGATGTCTCAACCGCTGTTAGTTCTCAGGTTATATCCTCACTTGATATTGAGTGTTCTTCACATCCTTCAATTGCtgtaa